One genomic window of Elaeis guineensis isolate ETL-2024a chromosome 2, EG11, whole genome shotgun sequence includes the following:
- the LOC105039280 gene encoding endoglucanase 6 produces MGGVVVVFTLLLVLVPLASAGHDYGKALSKSILFFEAQRSGYLPSNQRVTWRANSGLLDGKANGVDLVGGYYDAGDNVKFGLPMAFTITMMAWSIAEYGKQMAATGELGHAMEAVKWGTDYLIKAHPEPYVLYGEVGDGNSDHYCWQRPEDMTTSRMAYRIDANHPGSDLAGETSAAMASTSIIFRRLDPAYSSQLLSHAKQLFEFADKYRGKYDSSITVAQKYYQSMSGYGDELLWAAAWLYQATNDRYYLDYLGNNGDALGGTGWAMTEFGWDVKYAGVQVLASKFLFQGKAAHHSPVFERYQQKAEYFMCSCLGKGTRNVQRTPGGLMFRQRWNNMQFVTSASFLLTVYSDYISATGRNIQCAAGTATPSELLMFAKSQVDYILGDNPRATSYMVGYGSTYPQKVHHRASSIVSIKVDATFVSCRGGYQTWFSRKSSDPNLLHGAIVGGPDAYDDFADQRDNYEQTEPATYNNAPILGVLARLHGGNAGFNQLLPVVLPTPNIPVKNDKMKPMPQPKPSTSAPVSKPNSPFTVEQKATTSWNYKGKTYYRYSTVVTNKSSKTVKDLNISVSKLYGPLWGLSKSRNGFGFPTWLSSLAAGKSLEFVYIHTASPADIWVSGYTLV; encoded by the exons ATGGGTGGAGTTGTGGTGGTGTTCACTTTGCTGCTGGTTCTGGTGCCTCTGGCTTCTGCTGGGCATGACTATGGGAAGGCACTGAGCAAGAGCATTCTGTTCTTTGAGGCCCAGAGGTCTGGGTACCTCCCCAGTAACCAGAGGGTCACCTGGAGAGCTAACTCGGGGCTGCTTGATGGAAAGGCTAATGGG GTAGATCTTGTTGGAGGCTACTATGATGCAGGGGACAATGTGAAATTTGGTCTGCCAATGGCCTTCACCATCACTATGATGGCATGGAGCATAGCTGAATATGGGAAGCAGATGGCTGCAACTGGAGAGCTAGGTCATGCCATGGAGGCTGTGAAGTGGGGCACTGACTACCTCATCAAAGCCCACCCAGAGCCCTATGTCCTCTATGGAGAG GTGGGGGATGGGAACTCGGATCACTATTGCTGGCAGCGACCCGAAGACATGACGACTAGCCGGATGGCCTACAGGATTGATGCCAACCACCCTGGATCGGATCTTGCCGGAGAGACGTCAGCGGCAATGGCCTCAACTTCCATTATTTTCCGGCGGTTGGACCCAGCTTATTCCAGCCAGCTCCTCAGCCATGCAAAGCAG CTCTTTGAGTTCGCGGACAAGTACAGGGGCAAGTACGACAGCAGCATCACCGTCGCTCAGAAGTACTACCAATCCATGAGTGGATACGGG GACGAGCTACTCTGGGCCGCGGCGTGGCTGTACCAGGCGACGAACGACAGGTACTACCTGGACTACTTGGGGAACAACGGTGATGCGTTGGGTGGAACCGGGTGGGCGATGACCGAGTTCGGGTGGGACGTCAAATACGCTGGTGTTCAAGTTCTCGCCTCCAAG TTTCTTTTCCAAGGGAAAGCAGCTCATCATTCGCCAGTCTTTGAGCGATATCAGCAGAAGGCAGAGTACTTTATGTGCTCATGCCTCGGAAAGGGTACCCGCAATGTTCAGAGGACCCCTGGAGGCCTAATGTTCCGCCAGAGGTGGAACAATATGCAGTTCGTGACGAGTGCCTCCTTCCTCCTCACTGTTTACTCTGACTACATTTCAGCTACTGGGAGGAACATACAGTGTGCTGCTGGTACTGCCACGCCTTCAGAGCTTCTCATGTTTGCCAAGTCTCAG GTTGATTATATACTAGGAGACAACCCAAGGGCCACAAGCTATATGGTGGGATATGGCAGCACTTACCCACAGAAGGTCCACCACCGTGCATCCTCGATCGTGTCGATCAAGGTCGATGCTACATTCGTGAGCTGCAGGGGAGGTTACCAAACATGGTTCAGCCGCAAGTCCAGCGACCCTAACCTCCTTCATGGTGCCATTGTTGGTGGGCCTGATGCCTATGATGACTTTGCTGATCAAAGGGACAACTATGAGCAGACTGAGCCTGCAACATATAACAATGCTCCTATACTTGGTGTATTGGCCCGTCTTCATGGTGGCAATGCTGGTTTCAACCAACTCCTTCCAG TGGTGCTTCCTACACCTAATATACCTGTGAAGAATGATAAAATGAAACCCATGCCTCAGCCAAAACCATCTACTTCTGCTCCAG TTTCGAAACCTAACTCACCATTCACTGTCGAGCAAAAGGCAACTACGTCATGGAATTACAAGGGAAAAACCTACTACAGGTATTCCACAGTGGTGACAAACAAATCATcaaagactgtgaaggacctcaACATTTCTGTATCCAAGCTTTATGGCCCATTATGGGGGCTCAGCAAGTCCAGAAATGGCTTTGGATTCCCAACATGGCTCAGCTCTCTGGCTGCGGGAAAGAGCTTGGAATTTGTTTACATCCATACAGCTTCTCCAGCTGACATCTGGGTCTCAGGGTATACATTGGTCTGA